One stretch of Castor canadensis chromosome 14, mCasCan1.hap1v2, whole genome shotgun sequence DNA includes these proteins:
- the Prr22 gene encoding proline-rich protein 22 isoform X2: MPPGLPRPACPSMQHPKPFYPSTASQEGLSAQGLESTEGPTPAGPEPLPAVASSNRPCQPPNPEKEVFPAPPAGFQMAPCGCFFDPRIYRIEWATPDFGQAPLYRLAVAGGPASPGGYVLETQPYLKAPGPPLPDPHYQPAPGGPQYVMPYFPPEGPGPGPLGFRGDGGPPGFVEMLKDSLMPPPAPKDSKPALPLITYGHLKGRIHQSQGPQVAAWPVEPLAFPAKELQGGGRAGPSLQYPLGPSEPKVAEAEEANPLGTGEAKGPEAARAFVLPDKVLLEDAMRLFDCLPGGTEPQAALPDALPDSSGGGDDSTSNIRTLHLPDELLSFDYSVPEILDTVSNVDYFFNFKALDDEPRPCPGPSAMDVVAPALRSSTLGKKKATSSAKKGKPGGKAKQAAGLASAAPRGPGRPRELSPH, encoded by the exons ATGCCCCCTGGcctacccaggccagcctgtccCTCCATGCAGCACCCCAAACCCTTCTACCCTTCCACCGCTTCCCAGGAAGGCCTCAGTGCTCAGGGCCTGGAGAGCACTGAGGGGCCCACCCCTGCCGGTCCTGAGCCTCTCCCTGCTGTGG CCTCCTCGAACCGGCCATGTCAGCCCCCAAACCCGGAGAAGGAGGTGTTTCCCGCCCCTCCAGCAG GCTTCCAGATGGCACCGTGTGGCTGCTTCTTCGACCCCCGCATCTACAGAATCGAGTGGGCTACACCTGACTTTGGCCAGGCACCTCTGTACCGGCTGGCAGTGGCTGGGGGCCCTGCCTCACCAGGCGGCTACGTGTTGGAGACCCAGCCCTACCTCAAGGCACCAGGGCCACCCCTGCCAGACCCCCACTACCAGCCAGCGCCCGGGGGCCCGCAGTACGTCATGCCCTACTTCCCGCCCGAGGGGCCTGGGCCAGGGCCCCTGGGCTTCAGGGGGGACGGGGGGCCCCCTGGCTTCGTGGAGATGCTCAAGGACAGCCTGATGCCCCCACCCGCTCCCAAGGACAGTAAGCCAGCCCTGCCACTGATCACCTATGGCCACCTCAAGGGTCGCATCCACCAGTCCCAAGGGCCCCAGGTGGCTGCATGGCCTGTGGAGCCCCTGGCATTCCCCGCCAAGGAACTGCAGGGTGGAGGCAGGGCGGGGCCCAGTCTGCAGTACCCTCTGGGGCCCAGTGAGCCCAAGGTGGCAGAGGCGGAGGAGGCCAACCCTTTGGGGACCGGCGAGGCCAAGGGCCCCGAGGCAGCGCGGGCCTTTGTCCTGCCTGACAAGGTCTTGTTGGAGGACGCCATGAGGCTCTTCGACTGTTTGCCAGGCGGTACCGAGCCCCAGGCTGCCCTGCCTGATGCCCTGCCTGATAGCAGCGGCGGCGGGGACGACTCCACCAGCAACATCCGCACCCTGCACCTGCCAGATGAGCTGCTCTCCTTTGACTACAGTGTGCCCGAGATCCTGGACACGGTGTCCAATGTGGACTACTTTTTCAACTTCAAGGCCCTGGACGACGAGCCCCGGCCCTGTCCGGGGCCCTCTGCCATGGACGTAGTGGCCCCTGCCCTGCGGTCCAGCACActgggaaagaaaaaagccacCTCATCTGCCAAGAAGGGGAAGCCGGGCGGCAAGGCCAAGCAGGCTGCAGGCCTGGCCAGTGCTGCCCCACGGGGCCCCGGCCGGCCCCGGGAGCTGTCTCCACATTAA
- the Prr22 gene encoding proline-rich protein 22 isoform X1: MPPGLPRPACPSMQHPKPFYPSTASQEGLSAQGLESTEGPTPAGPEPLPAVASSNRPCQPPNPEKEVFPAPPAGLPSGSPHRPPPTGFQMAPCGCFFDPRIYRIEWATPDFGQAPLYRLAVAGGPASPGGYVLETQPYLKAPGPPLPDPHYQPAPGGPQYVMPYFPPEGPGPGPLGFRGDGGPPGFVEMLKDSLMPPPAPKDSKPALPLITYGHLKGRIHQSQGPQVAAWPVEPLAFPAKELQGGGRAGPSLQYPLGPSEPKVAEAEEANPLGTGEAKGPEAARAFVLPDKVLLEDAMRLFDCLPGGTEPQAALPDALPDSSGGGDDSTSNIRTLHLPDELLSFDYSVPEILDTVSNVDYFFNFKALDDEPRPCPGPSAMDVVAPALRSSTLGKKKATSSAKKGKPGGKAKQAAGLASAAPRGPGRPRELSPH, from the exons ATGCCCCCTGGcctacccaggccagcctgtccCTCCATGCAGCACCCCAAACCCTTCTACCCTTCCACCGCTTCCCAGGAAGGCCTCAGTGCTCAGGGCCTGGAGAGCACTGAGGGGCCCACCCCTGCCGGTCCTGAGCCTCTCCCTGCTGTGG CCTCCTCGAACCGGCCATGTCAGCCCCCAAACCCGGAGAAGGAGGTGTTTCCCGCCCCTCCAGCAG GGCTGCCCTCAGGGAGCCCCCACCGGCCACCGCCCACAGGCTTCCAGATGGCACCGTGTGGCTGCTTCTTCGACCCCCGCATCTACAGAATCGAGTGGGCTACACCTGACTTTGGCCAGGCACCTCTGTACCGGCTGGCAGTGGCTGGGGGCCCTGCCTCACCAGGCGGCTACGTGTTGGAGACCCAGCCCTACCTCAAGGCACCAGGGCCACCCCTGCCAGACCCCCACTACCAGCCAGCGCCCGGGGGCCCGCAGTACGTCATGCCCTACTTCCCGCCCGAGGGGCCTGGGCCAGGGCCCCTGGGCTTCAGGGGGGACGGGGGGCCCCCTGGCTTCGTGGAGATGCTCAAGGACAGCCTGATGCCCCCACCCGCTCCCAAGGACAGTAAGCCAGCCCTGCCACTGATCACCTATGGCCACCTCAAGGGTCGCATCCACCAGTCCCAAGGGCCCCAGGTGGCTGCATGGCCTGTGGAGCCCCTGGCATTCCCCGCCAAGGAACTGCAGGGTGGAGGCAGGGCGGGGCCCAGTCTGCAGTACCCTCTGGGGCCCAGTGAGCCCAAGGTGGCAGAGGCGGAGGAGGCCAACCCTTTGGGGACCGGCGAGGCCAAGGGCCCCGAGGCAGCGCGGGCCTTTGTCCTGCCTGACAAGGTCTTGTTGGAGGACGCCATGAGGCTCTTCGACTGTTTGCCAGGCGGTACCGAGCCCCAGGCTGCCCTGCCTGATGCCCTGCCTGATAGCAGCGGCGGCGGGGACGACTCCACCAGCAACATCCGCACCCTGCACCTGCCAGATGAGCTGCTCTCCTTTGACTACAGTGTGCCCGAGATCCTGGACACGGTGTCCAATGTGGACTACTTTTTCAACTTCAAGGCCCTGGACGACGAGCCCCGGCCCTGTCCGGGGCCCTCTGCCATGGACGTAGTGGCCCCTGCCCTGCGGTCCAGCACActgggaaagaaaaaagccacCTCATCTGCCAAGAAGGGGAAGCCGGGCGGCAAGGCCAAGCAGGCTGCAGGCCTGGCCAGTGCTGCCCCACGGGGCCCCGGCCGGCCCCGGGAGCTGTCTCCACATTAA